The Calypte anna isolate BGI_N300 chromosome 2, bCalAnn1_v1.p, whole genome shotgun sequence genome includes a window with the following:
- the PCMTD1 gene encoding protein-L-isoaspartate O-methyltransferase domain-containing protein 1 isoform X2 has product MKILLKVGGILVMPIEDQLTQILRTGQNTWESKNILAVSFAPLVQPNKNDNGKHDTVGLPPCAVRNLQDLARIYIRRTLRNFINEEMKAKGIAQKAPPKRKRRRCRRRRINTYVFVGNQLIPQPLDSEEDERMEDDNKEEEDKDHSEALKPEEPPRNLLREKIMSLPLPESLKAYLTYYREK; this is encoded by the exons atgaaaattcttttgaaagttGGAGGCATTTTAGTAATGCCTATAGAAGACCAG CTAACGCAAATCTTGAGAACAGGACAGAACACCTGGGAAAGTAAGAATAtccttgctgtttcatttgctCCACTAGtgcaaccaaacaaaaatgacaACGGCAAACATGACACTGTGGGACTGC CTCCATGTGCTGTTAGGAATCTACAGGATCTTGCTCGAATATATATCAGACGCACCCTTAGAAACTTCATAAATGAGGAAATGAAGGCCAAGGGTATTGCTCAGAAGGCtcctccaaaaagaaaaaggaggagatgTCGTAGACGCAGGATTAACACCTATGTGTTTGTTGGTAATCAGCTCATTCCTCAGCCTCTAGATAGTGAAGAGGATGAAAGAATGGAAGATGATaacaaagaggaggaggataAAGATCACAGTGAGGCCTTGAAGCCAGAAGAGCCTCCTCGAAATCTGTTGAGAGAGAAAATTATGAGTCTACCATTACCTGAATCTTTAAAAGCATACTTGACCTATTACAGAGAGAAATAA
- the PCMTD1 gene encoding protein-L-isoaspartate O-methyltransferase domain-containing protein 1 isoform X1 produces the protein MGGAVSAGEDNDDLIDNLKEAQYIRTESVEQAFRAIDRGDYYLEGYRDNAYKDLAWKHGNIHLSAPCIYSEVMEALKLQPGLSFLNLGSGTGYLSTMVGLILGPFGINHGIELHSDVVEYAKEKLESFIKYSDSFDKFEFCEPAFVVGNCLEIASDSHQYDRIYCGAGVQKDHENYMKILLKVGGILVMPIEDQLTQILRTGQNTWESKNILAVSFAPLVQPNKNDNGKHDTVGLPPCAVRNLQDLARIYIRRTLRNFINEEMKAKGIAQKAPPKRKRRRCRRRRINTYVFVGNQLIPQPLDSEEDERMEDDNKEEEDKDHSEALKPEEPPRNLLREKIMSLPLPESLKAYLTYYREK, from the exons ATGGGAGGAGCTGTGAGTGCTGGAGAAGACAATGATGACCTAATTGATAACTTGAAAGAAGCTCAGTACATTCGCACTGAGAGTGTGGAGCAAGCCTTCAGAGCAATTGATCGTGGTGATTATTATCTGGAAGGATACAGGGATAATGCATACAAAGACTTGGCCTGGAAGCATGGAAATATACACTTATCAGCACCTTGCATTTATTCTGAAGTCATGGAAGCACTGAAGCTTCAGCCTGGATTATCTTTTCTAAATCTGGGTAGTGGAACCGGATACTTGAGTACAATGGTGGGATTAATATTAG GGCCTTTTGGGATTAATCATGGAATAGAGCTTCATTCAGATGTCGTAGAATATGCCAAGGAAAAATTGGAGAGCTTCATAAAATATAGTGATAGCTTTGATAA aTTTGAGTTCTGTGAACCTGCCTTTGTGGTTGGTAATTGTTTGGAAATAGCCTCAGACAGTCATCAATATGACCGGATTTACTGTGGAGCTGGAGTCCAGAAAGACCATGAAAACTACatgaaaattcttttgaaagttGGAGGCATTTTAGTAATGCCTATAGAAGACCAG CTAACGCAAATCTTGAGAACAGGACAGAACACCTGGGAAAGTAAGAATAtccttgctgtttcatttgctCCACTAGtgcaaccaaacaaaaatgacaACGGCAAACATGACACTGTGGGACTGC CTCCATGTGCTGTTAGGAATCTACAGGATCTTGCTCGAATATATATCAGACGCACCCTTAGAAACTTCATAAATGAGGAAATGAAGGCCAAGGGTATTGCTCAGAAGGCtcctccaaaaagaaaaaggaggagatgTCGTAGACGCAGGATTAACACCTATGTGTTTGTTGGTAATCAGCTCATTCCTCAGCCTCTAGATAGTGAAGAGGATGAAAGAATGGAAGATGATaacaaagaggaggaggataAAGATCACAGTGAGGCCTTGAAGCCAGAAGAGCCTCCTCGAAATCTGTTGAGAGAGAAAATTATGAGTCTACCATTACCTGAATCTTTAAAAGCATACTTGACCTATTACAGAGAGAAATAA